One Algibacter sp. L3A6 genomic region harbors:
- a CDS encoding c-type cytochrome: MAFQTRSFITQIASSKTLVLNLILLIFIIGCKKVSYEEPEISLDSYQIEDGFHLEVAVSEPFIEAPVAMDFDNQGRMWVVEMKGYMRNLKGIGDEMPNGVISIMEDLDHDGVADHSKIFLDSLVLPRAISHVYGGLLYAEPPNLWFVDIEDDKPVNRVLVDSAYAYGGNVEHQPNGLMMHLDNWIYNAKSKYRYQRKNGKWKKEQTAFRGQWGITKDNFGRLYYNTNSVQLMGDYVLPNVTDKNPYFKGGAALNKRLTVDQRVYPLHPTSVNRGYVNGVLDKDSLLVNVTSACGPLIYTGNNFGAQYSENAFVCAPEANVVKRNILTFEDEIVSATQALAETEFLASTDEGFRPVNLNNGPDGNMYIVDMHRGILQDKVFLTAYLKNQYAKKALDTIVGMGRILRVVKNENSPKDIINVEKLSTSELVGLLGSKNGWLRDRAQQLLVFKGDNKAVSFLEHVALDTQNAIAQIHALHTLNGLGQLDFKTLEMLLSSESETEVLNHALVLLENYASESNLVSVLPLIAGLVKRDNAELDLYILSTLGGWAQVSTGQVFPILFELSNRYAENIIYQQSLISSLRGVEEAYKIFLDEEKSMVSENVLSVVLDKTILNKQSNKTKNTEVKPAMSNAFGYQIFRNFCATCHGFNGEGVDGLAPPLENSEYVRGSTKRLALVLLHGLAGPVHVNGTLYELNGTMPGLANNPAFTDRDIKNIISYLHSTFSEGSKGIDVEQIKALRDVKPKSGGVYSEKELLDLGY, from the coding sequence ATGGCATTTCAAACACGTTCCTTTATAACTCAAATCGCTTCAAGTAAAACTTTAGTATTAAATCTCATTCTGTTAATTTTTATTATTGGCTGTAAAAAAGTATCGTATGAGGAACCTGAAATCTCATTAGATTCCTATCAAATAGAAGATGGTTTTCATTTAGAAGTCGCTGTTTCAGAGCCTTTTATTGAAGCGCCAGTGGCTATGGATTTTGATAATCAAGGGCGTATGTGGGTTGTTGAGATGAAGGGATATATGCGAAATTTAAAAGGCATTGGTGATGAAATGCCCAATGGTGTAATTTCTATAATGGAAGATTTAGATCATGATGGGGTTGCCGATCATTCCAAAATATTTTTAGACAGTTTGGTATTACCGCGCGCTATTTCTCATGTTTATGGCGGTTTATTGTATGCAGAACCACCAAATCTTTGGTTTGTGGATATTGAAGATGATAAGCCTGTTAATAGAGTTTTAGTCGATTCTGCTTACGCCTATGGTGGTAATGTAGAGCATCAGCCAAATGGTTTAATGATGCATTTAGATAATTGGATTTATAATGCAAAATCTAAATACAGATACCAACGAAAAAACGGAAAATGGAAAAAAGAACAAACTGCTTTTAGGGGGCAGTGGGGTATCACAAAAGATAATTTTGGTAGGTTGTACTATAATACCAATTCGGTACAATTAATGGGAGACTATGTGTTGCCAAATGTTACCGATAAAAATCCGTATTTTAAAGGTGGTGCAGCTTTAAACAAGAGGTTAACAGTAGATCAACGCGTGTATCCGTTGCATCCCACTTCGGTTAACCGAGGTTATGTAAATGGTGTTTTAGATAAGGATAGTTTATTGGTTAATGTCACATCCGCATGCGGTCCTTTAATTTACACAGGTAATAATTTTGGTGCGCAATATAGTGAAAATGCCTTTGTTTGTGCGCCCGAAGCCAATGTGGTAAAACGAAATATTTTAACTTTTGAAGATGAAATAGTAAGCGCTACACAAGCCCTTGCTGAAACCGAATTTTTGGCCTCCACAGATGAAGGTTTTCGTCCGGTAAATTTGAATAATGGTCCTGATGGTAATATGTACATCGTCGATATGCATCGTGGTATTCTTCAGGATAAAGTGTTTTTAACCGCTTATTTAAAAAATCAATACGCCAAAAAAGCTTTAGATACCATTGTTGGTATGGGGCGTATATTACGTGTGGTAAAAAATGAAAACTCACCGAAGGATATTATTAATGTAGAAAAATTATCAACTTCAGAATTGGTAGGTTTACTGGGCAGTAAAAATGGGTGGTTACGCGATAGGGCACAGCAATTATTAGTTTTTAAAGGTGATAATAAAGCAGTTTCGTTTTTAGAACATGTAGCTTTAGATACACAAAATGCTATCGCTCAAATACATGCTTTGCATACTTTAAACGGTTTGGGGCAACTTGATTTTAAAACATTGGAAATGCTTTTATCTTCGGAAAGTGAGACGGAAGTTCTAAATCATGCATTAGTGTTGTTAGAAAATTATGCCAGTGAAAGTAATTTGGTTTCCGTACTACCGCTCATAGCGGGGTTAGTTAAAAGGGATAATGCTGAATTAGATTTGTATATTTTAAGCACTTTAGGCGGTTGGGCACAAGTTTCAACGGGGCAAGTATTTCCAATTCTTTTTGAACTTTCAAATCGATATGCCGAAAATATTATCTATCAGCAGAGTCTTATAAGTAGTTTAAGAGGTGTAGAGGAAGCGTACAAAATATTTTTAGATGAAGAAAAAAGTATGGTTTCTGAAAACGTGTTAAGTGTTGTTTTAGATAAAACCATTTTAAACAAGCAAAGTAATAAGACGAAAAATACAGAAGTAAAGCCAGCGATGTCTAACGCGTTTGGATATCAAATATTTAGAAACTTCTGTGCAACTTGCCATGGGTTTAATGGTGAAGGTGTTGATGGTTTAGCACCGCCATTAGAAAATTCAGAATATGTAAGAGGCTCAACTAAAAGGTTGGCATTGGTATTGTTGCATGGTTTGGCAGGACCTGTACATGTTAATGGAACATTGTATGAATTAAACGGAACAATGCCCGGACTTGCTAATAACCCTGCGTTTACCGATCGTGATATTAAAAATATTATTAGCTATTTACATAGTACCTTTTCCGAAGGATCAAAAGGAATAGACGTTGAGCAAATAAAAGCATTGCGAGATGTAAAACCAAAATCAGGTGGTGTTTATAGCGAAAAAGAATTGCTGGATTTAGGGTATTAA
- a CDS encoding TonB-dependent receptor domain-containing protein, with translation MSTYKSFIFNKITIIIILFFSYTSGNAQQIITGRIIEKENGTALQNATITNYENKIISTSDHLGYFEVPNSGVYRFTKIGYQVETIDLKSDNVIIQLELNPDRLNEVIVNAHQLPLELKKANTTIDIISSKDLERSNSTSPIQVLNRVPGVFMQSGALNTNKISIRGIGSRNLYGTSKIRAYFQDIPLTSGNGETTIEDFELSALSRFEIIKGAGSSIYGAGLGGTIHLTPEHAYLNQTLAETDITIGSFGLVKSVLNINHGTDKNSYKIIHSNTESDGYRDNNAYNRQTLTINTNHYLSEKDALSILASYVDLNAFIPSSLNEDAYNNNPKSAAFTWAQAQGYEDVQREIFGASWNHQYHKNLKQTTSIFTSFKKAYEPRPFDILTENTSAYGLRSRFLGRWKKFNYTLGGEFFKDRYISKNYENLYQDAPEGSGSVEGDKFSDFKENRTYYNLFFESNYQASEKTMLSFGVNLNKTSYTLSDRFISDENPDQSGDYSFKAILSPKFGISHQLSKHISLYSNISHGFSPPSTQETLLPDGLINTDIKPETGWNFELGTRSAFYNNRLQFNLALYRLDVRNLLVARRTGNDQFIGVNAGRTLHNGLETIIKYQWLTSEKLSLNQYITYALNHFKFRDFEDDGNNFSGNKLTGVPSNLLNTGLDLDTALGLYASVNYQYVGRIPMTDANTLFSDRYSLTNIKLGFRHNLNKNLKLNIYFGLDNVFNTHYASQILINATGFGGAAPRYYYPGQPLNYYAGVNLSYKF, from the coding sequence ATGAGCACTTATAAATCTTTTATTTTCAACAAAATAACCATCATTATAATTTTATTTTTCAGCTATACCTCTGGAAATGCTCAGCAAATCATCACCGGACGTATTATTGAAAAAGAAAATGGTACAGCGCTGCAAAACGCCACTATTACAAATTATGAAAACAAAATCATTTCAACTTCCGATCATTTAGGGTATTTTGAAGTGCCAAACTCTGGTGTATATCGCTTTACAAAAATAGGCTATCAAGTAGAAACGATAGATTTAAAATCCGACAACGTTATAATTCAACTGGAGTTAAATCCTGATCGATTAAACGAAGTTATTGTGAACGCCCATCAATTGCCTTTAGAACTAAAAAAAGCGAATACTACTATTGATATTATTTCATCTAAAGATTTAGAACGCAGTAACTCCACCTCGCCCATCCAAGTATTGAATCGCGTTCCTGGAGTTTTTATGCAATCGGGCGCATTAAACACTAATAAGATCTCCATACGTGGTATTGGTTCTAGAAATTTATACGGCACCTCTAAAATACGGGCTTATTTTCAAGACATTCCGTTAACATCCGGTAATGGAGAAACCACCATTGAAGATTTTGAACTCAGTGCCTTATCCCGATTTGAAATTATAAAAGGTGCCGGTTCTAGTATCTATGGCGCCGGATTGGGCGGCACGATACATTTAACACCAGAGCACGCTTACCTAAACCAAACCTTAGCGGAAACAGATATCACAATAGGTTCTTTTGGTTTAGTAAAAAGTGTTTTAAACATAAATCACGGAACGGATAAAAACAGCTATAAAATAATCCATAGTAACACAGAAAGCGATGGTTACCGCGATAATAACGCATACAACAGACAAACACTCACAATAAACACCAATCATTATTTAAGTGAAAAAGACGCTCTCTCTATTTTAGCGAGTTATGTGGACTTGAACGCTTTTATACCAAGTTCCTTAAATGAAGATGCATATAATAACAATCCGAAATCTGCCGCCTTTACATGGGCACAAGCTCAAGGGTATGAAGATGTACAACGTGAGATATTTGGAGCATCATGGAATCATCAATATCATAAGAACCTAAAACAAACTACCAGTATTTTTACATCTTTTAAAAAGGCTTATGAACCGAGACCTTTTGATATTCTAACCGAAAATACATCGGCTTACGGATTGAGAAGTCGTTTTTTAGGACGATGGAAAAAATTTAATTACACACTAGGTGGCGAATTCTTTAAAGACCGCTATATATCCAAAAACTACGAGAATTTATATCAAGACGCTCCCGAAGGGTCAGGCAGCGTTGAAGGCGATAAATTTTCCGATTTCAAAGAAAACAGAACCTACTACAACCTCTTTTTTGAAAGTAACTATCAAGCTTCAGAAAAAACAATGCTGTCTTTTGGGGTAAATCTAAACAAAACGTCATACACTTTATCAGACCGTTTTATTTCAGATGAAAATCCCGACCAATCTGGCGACTATAGCTTTAAAGCCATACTGTCTCCTAAATTTGGAATATCGCATCAATTATCAAAACACATCAGTTTATATTCTAATATTAGCCATGGTTTTTCACCGCCTTCAACTCAAGAAACCTTGCTTCCCGATGGTTTAATAAATACGGATATAAAACCAGAAACAGGCTGGAATTTCGAACTAGGAACACGAAGTGCTTTTTATAATAATCGCTTACAATTTAACCTCGCTTTATACAGATTAGATGTGCGCAACCTTTTAGTCGCTAGACGAACAGGCAACGACCAATTTATAGGCGTTAACGCGGGACGCACTTTACATAATGGATTAGAAACCATTATAAAATATCAATGGCTAACATCGGAAAAACTATCACTAAACCAATACATCACGTATGCCTTAAACCATTTTAAATTCAGAGATTTTGAAGATGATGGAAATAATTTTTCGGGTAATAAACTAACAGGTGTGCCATCTAACCTATTAAACACAGGTTTAGATTTAGATACTGCATTGGGTCTTTATGCCTCCGTAAACTACCAATACGTAGGTCGCATACCAATGACGGATGCCAACACACTATTTTCCGATCGCTACAGTTTAACGAACATCAAATTGGGTTTTAGACACAACCTAAATAAAAACCTAAAGTTGAATATCTATTTTGGTCTGGATAATGTTTTTAACACGCATTACGCCTCACAAATACTTATTAATGCCACAGGTTTTGGTGGTGCCGCACCACGATATTATTATCCAGGGCAACCGTTAAATTATTACGCTGGAGTTAACTTAAGTTATAAGTTTTAA
- a CDS encoding PQQ-dependent sugar dehydrogenase, with amino-acid sequence MKQFHILFTILALSLSACAQQSESKVKAEPPVALNYTTEVVVPDLNIPWGMVFLPDGSMLITEKSGELIHFKNGTKTNISGLPEVYLRGQGGLLDIEIHLDYTNNGWIYITYASAEGDGDGGNTALMRGKLKNNAFVEKQLLYKAGPNTKKGQHFGSRIEFDNDGYLYFSIGERGNRDENPQDITRDCGKIYRLNDDGSIPTDNPFVNTPNAKTAIYSYGHRNPQGMAIHPETGAIWVNEHGPKGGDEINIIAKGKNYGWPVISYGVNYSGTAFTEITEKEGMEQPLFYWVPSIAPSGMAFVTSDKYPDWKNNILVGSLKFQYLERLVLENNKVVKREELFKDIGRVRNVIQGPDGYIYVAAEGTGIVKIIPNK; translated from the coding sequence ATGAAACAATTTCATATACTATTTACCATACTCGCCCTTTCGTTAAGTGCTTGTGCGCAACAAAGCGAATCTAAAGTAAAGGCCGAACCGCCTGTGGCTTTAAATTACACTACGGAAGTTGTTGTTCCCGATTTAAATATTCCTTGGGGCATGGTTTTTCTTCCAGACGGCAGCATGCTAATTACAGAAAAATCAGGTGAACTTATTCATTTTAAAAACGGAACAAAAACAAATATTTCAGGCTTACCAGAAGTGTATCTTCGTGGTCAAGGTGGTTTATTAGATATTGAAATTCATCTCGATTACACTAACAATGGTTGGATTTATATTACATACGCTTCCGCGGAAGGTGACGGCGATGGTGGTAATACAGCCCTTATGCGTGGCAAATTAAAAAATAACGCCTTTGTTGAAAAACAACTATTGTACAAAGCCGGACCAAACACAAAAAAAGGACAACATTTTGGTTCTAGAATTGAATTTGATAACGATGGTTACCTTTATTTCTCTATAGGTGAACGTGGTAATCGTGACGAAAACCCTCAAGATATTACACGCGACTGTGGTAAAATATACCGACTTAATGACGACGGTAGCATACCAACAGACAATCCGTTTGTAAATACACCAAATGCTAAAACAGCCATTTACAGCTACGGACATCGTAACCCACAAGGTATGGCAATCCATCCGGAAACTGGAGCCATTTGGGTTAATGAACATGGACCAAAAGGTGGCGATGAAATTAATATTATAGCAAAAGGCAAAAATTACGGTTGGCCCGTAATCTCTTATGGTGTAAACTATAGCGGTACTGCTTTTACAGAGATTACAGAAAAAGAAGGCATGGAACAGCCGTTATTTTATTGGGTGCCTTCTATCGCACCAAGTGGTATGGCCTTTGTTACTTCAGATAAATATCCAGATTGGAAAAACAATATATTAGTTGGCTCTCTAAAATTTCAATATTTAGAGCGTTTAGTGCTCGAAAACAACAAAGTTGTAAAACGTGAAGAATTGTTTAAAGATATTGGTCGAGTACGTAACGTAATTCAAGGACCCGATGGTTATATTTATGTAGCCGCAGAAGGCACTGGTATTGTTAAAATTATTCCGAATAAATAA
- a CDS encoding c-type cytochrome, which yields MKLIACCFLICCSLYSIIPAQPNYTQTDPLKESIVRGREIYNDFCMSCHLPSGKGVEKVYPPLAKSDYLQTERIASIKAIKFGLTGRIVVNDKVYNGTMMPLGLSDDEVADVMNYITNAWGNKNDKIITEDEVAKIKK from the coding sequence ATGAAATTAATTGCATGTTGCTTTTTGATTTGCTGTTCGTTATACAGCATAATTCCAGCTCAACCCAATTATACCCAAACTGATCCGTTAAAAGAAAGTATTGTTCGTGGTCGTGAAATCTATAACGATTTCTGTATGTCTTGCCATTTACCTAGCGGAAAAGGTGTAGAAAAAGTGTATCCGCCATTGGCAAAATCTGATTATTTACAAACAGAACGTATTGCAAGTATAAAAGCTATAAAATTTGGACTCACAGGACGCATAGTTGTAAACGACAAAGTATACAACGGTACCATGATGCCATTAGGCTTAAGTGATGATGAGGTGGCCGATGTTATGAATTACATTACCAACGCTTGGGGTAACAAAAACGACAAAATAATTACGGAAGACGAAGTTGCAAAAATTAAAAAATAA
- the udk gene encoding uridine kinase, translating into MLIIGIAGGTGCGKTTVVNQILHELPEGEVGIISQDSYYNDNSHLSYNERGNINFDHPRSIDFDLLATHLKALKKGKNIHQPVYSFVKHNRTGDTILTHPRKVMIVEGILILTNPELRDMFDIKIFVHADTDERLIRRLKRDISERGRDINEVLTRYQTTLKPMHDQFIEPMKEYADIIIPNNKYNTVAVNIVRTIINDRL; encoded by the coding sequence ATGCTAATTATAGGAATTGCAGGCGGTACAGGCTGCGGAAAAACAACGGTTGTTAATCAAATTCTACACGAATTGCCAGAAGGTGAGGTGGGTATCATCTCGCAAGATTCTTATTATAACGACAACTCACACTTATCTTACAATGAGCGTGGTAATATAAATTTCGATCATCCAAGGTCTATCGATTTCGATTTATTAGCAACACATTTAAAAGCATTAAAAAAAGGCAAAAATATACACCAACCCGTATATTCTTTTGTAAAACATAACAGAACGGGCGATACTATTTTAACACACCCGAGAAAAGTAATGATTGTTGAAGGTATATTAATACTAACAAACCCAGAGCTTCGTGATATGTTTGATATTAAAATATTTGTACATGCCGATACCGACGAGCGTTTAATTAGACGTTTAAAACGCGACATTAGCGAACGTGGCCGTGATATAAACGAGGTTTTAACACGTTACCAAACCACGCTAAAACCCATGCACGACCAATTTATCGAGCCTATGAAAGAATATGCAGATATTATTATACCAAACAATAAATACAATACGGTTGCGGTAAATATTGTGCGTACTATTATTAACGACAGACTCTAA
- a CDS encoding FtsB family cell division protein, whose translation MAKFNKNTSKYLKPFKNWFILIFAGFLIWMIFFDANSWLIHHELNTDIEALENEKEYYQREIENDNKAIKKLSSEDGLEKFAREEYFMKRENEDIYIIEYEDSLKVKQDD comes from the coding sequence ATGGCGAAATTCAATAAAAACACAAGCAAATATTTAAAACCTTTCAAAAATTGGTTTATCTTGATATTTGCTGGTTTCCTGATTTGGATGATTTTTTTCGATGCGAATTCTTGGCTTATTCATCACGAATTAAACACAGATATTGAAGCTCTAGAAAATGAAAAGGAATATTATCAACGAGAAATTGAAAACGATAATAAAGCCATTAAAAAGTTAAGTTCGGAAGATGGTTTAGAGAAATTTGCCCGCGAAGAATACTTCATGAAACGAGAAAATGAAGACATTTATATTATTGAATATGAAGATAGCTTAAAAGTAAAACAAGATGACTAA
- a CDS encoding methylmalonyl-CoA mutase subunit beta, producing MTKGLFDGFDSVSTKQWKQKIQFDLNGADFNDTLIWNSNEDIAVKPFYNADDLKKHTPSTSNISTWKIGQTIFVAHTEKSNLKAVDAIKRGAEYIHFIIPSEENISIEHLIKNIDTDSISIHLELQFLSVDFIKNIYTLPGKKNISIAVDIIENIAKTGNWFNNLTDDFSKIENWFQSSNSISIHTSLYQNAGANMVQQLAYALAHANEYLNHLKLNPESSASIQTIFTVSVGSNYFFEIAKLRALRLLWSTLASEYNINTDCYISAVPTKRNKTLYDYNTNMLRTTTECMSAILGGANNVCNLPYDAIYHKDNEFGERIARNQLLILKHESAFDKVNNAADGAYYIESLTEQLAEKALELFKDIERNGGFLNQLKSGTIQRKIKENATKEQEQFNSGERILLGTNKHINPNDKMAEQLQIYPFVKINKRKTLIVPIIEKRIAEQIEQTRLKNEKQNEIDN from the coding sequence ATGACTAAAGGTTTGTTTGATGGTTTCGATTCGGTTTCAACTAAACAGTGGAAACAAAAAATTCAGTTCGATTTAAATGGAGCTGATTTTAACGATACCCTTATCTGGAACTCAAACGAAGATATTGCCGTAAAACCATTTTATAACGCAGACGACTTAAAAAAGCATACACCTTCAACCTCTAATATTTCTACTTGGAAAATTGGGCAAACCATATTTGTTGCCCATACTGAAAAATCGAATTTAAAAGCTGTAGATGCCATTAAACGCGGAGCAGAATATATTCATTTCATTATTCCTTCCGAAGAAAATATTTCAATAGAACATTTAATTAAAAACATTGATACCGATAGTATTTCTATTCATTTAGAATTACAATTTTTATCAGTAGATTTTATAAAAAACATATATACCCTTCCGGGGAAAAAGAACATTAGTATTGCCGTTGATATTATCGAGAACATTGCGAAAACGGGGAATTGGTTTAATAACCTAACTGATGATTTCTCGAAGATTGAAAACTGGTTTCAATCTTCTAATTCAATAAGTATCCACACTAGTCTGTATCAAAATGCAGGGGCAAATATGGTTCAGCAATTGGCCTATGCCCTAGCCCACGCCAATGAATATCTCAACCATTTAAAACTAAATCCAGAGTCTTCAGCATCTATCCAAACCATTTTCACAGTTTCGGTAGGTTCCAATTACTTCTTCGAGATTGCAAAACTTAGAGCGCTTAGGCTACTTTGGAGCACGTTAGCTTCAGAATACAATATTAATACAGATTGCTATATTAGTGCAGTTCCAACAAAACGCAATAAAACACTATACGATTACAACACCAATATGTTGCGCACAACCACGGAGTGTATGAGTGCGATTTTAGGTGGCGCAAATAATGTATGTAATTTACCTTACGATGCCATTTACCATAAAGACAACGAGTTTGGCGAACGTATTGCCAGAAACCAACTGCTTATTTTAAAGCATGAAAGTGCTTTTGATAAAGTAAACAATGCAGCCGATGGTGCGTATTACATAGAATCGCTAACCGAGCAATTAGCAGAAAAAGCATTAGAATTATTTAAAGATATTGAACGTAATGGTGGGTTTTTAAATCAGTTAAAGTCAGGCACCATTCAACGTAAAATAAAAGAAAACGCGACCAAAGAACAAGAGCAATTTAACAGTGGTGAACGTATTTTATTAGGCACAAATAAACACATTAACCCAAACGATAAAATGGCAGAACAATTGCAGATTTATCCTTTTGTAAAAATTAATAAAAGAAAAACTTTAATTGTTCCCATTATAGAAAAACGAATAGCAGAACAAATAGAACAAACCAGATTAAAAAATGAAAAACAAAATGAAATCGACAATTAA
- the scpA gene encoding methylmalonyl-CoA mutase encodes MRKNLQHITLKAKTESSNFDVDKQEPFITSEGIPFKPTYSKVDLEGLEHLDFAAGIPPYLRGPYSTMYAKRPWTIRQYAGFSTAEDSNAFYKRNLKAGQKGLSVAFDLATHRGYDSDHERVVGDVGKAGVAIDSVEDMKILFDQIPLDKISVSMTMNGAVLPIMAFYIVAAEEQGVTPNLLAGTIQNDILKEFMVRNTYIYPPKPSMQIISDIFEYSSKHMPKFNSISISGYHMQEAGATCDIELAYTLADGLEYIRKGLDAGLNIDTFAPRLSFFWGIGMNHFMEIAKMRAARMLWAKLVKQFNPKNPKSLSLRTHCQTSGWSLTEQDPFNNVARTTIEATAAVFGGTQSLHTNALDEAIALPTDFSARIARNTQIYLQAETQITKTVDPWAGSYFIEKLTADITEKAWTLIEEVEALGGMTKAIEAGIPKLRIEEAAARKQAKIDSDQDIIVGVNKYVLEEEAPISTLEVDNESVRNSQIERLNSIKSSRNSEKVKIALEILSEAARTGENNLLALAIEAARERATLGEISDALEVQFGRYRAQTKSFSGVYSKAIKDDKSFKKAQELADIFAEQDGRRPRIMIAKMGQDGHDRGAKVIATSYADIGFDVDIGPLFQTPAEVAKQAIENDVHILGVSSLAAGHKTLVPQVIEALKSYNRDDIMVIVGGVIPKQDYQFLFDAGAIAVFGPGTKISETAIRILEILID; translated from the coding sequence TTGAGAAAAAACCTTCAACATATCACTTTAAAGGCTAAAACTGAAAGCTCTAATTTTGATGTCGATAAACAAGAACCGTTTATCACTTCCGAAGGCATTCCGTTTAAACCTACTTATTCTAAAGTAGACCTTGAAGGTTTAGAACATCTCGATTTTGCTGCAGGAATCCCACCGTATTTACGCGGACCATACAGCACTATGTATGCTAAAAGACCTTGGACCATTAGGCAATATGCAGGTTTTTCTACAGCTGAAGATAGTAATGCGTTTTACAAACGTAATTTAAAAGCTGGACAAAAAGGACTTTCGGTAGCTTTTGATTTGGCCACGCATCGTGGTTACGATTCCGATCATGAACGTGTTGTTGGTGATGTTGGAAAAGCGGGTGTTGCCATAGATTCGGTGGAAGATATGAAAATACTTTTCGACCAAATTCCACTCGATAAAATTTCGGTTTCCATGACCATGAATGGCGCTGTTTTGCCCATTATGGCTTTTTATATTGTGGCTGCAGAAGAGCAAGGCGTAACACCAAATCTACTAGCAGGCACTATCCAAAACGATATTTTAAAGGAGTTTATGGTGCGTAACACCTACATCTATCCGCCAAAACCATCAATGCAGATTATTTCGGATATTTTTGAATATTCGAGCAAGCACATGCCTAAATTCAATAGTATTAGCATTTCGGGCTATCACATGCAAGAAGCTGGTGCTACCTGCGATATTGAACTGGCTTACACTTTAGCCGATGGTTTAGAATACATTAGAAAAGGTTTAGATGCAGGCTTAAACATTGATACGTTTGCACCGAGATTATCCTTCTTTTGGGGAATTGGTATGAATCATTTTATGGAAATTGCTAAAATGCGTGCTGCTCGCATGTTGTGGGCCAAATTAGTAAAGCAATTCAATCCTAAAAACCCAAAATCATTATCCTTACGAACACATTGTCAAACATCAGGTTGGAGTTTAACCGAACAAGATCCGTTTAACAATGTCGCCAGAACAACTATTGAAGCTACCGCGGCAGTATTTGGAGGCACGCAAAGTTTACACACCAATGCTTTGGATGAAGCTATTGCGCTACCAACCGATTTCTCGGCACGTATTGCAAGAAACACGCAAATCTATTTACAAGCAGAAACACAAATTACAAAAACGGTAGACCCTTGGGCTGGTAGTTATTTTATTGAAAAATTAACCGCAGATATCACAGAAAAAGCGTGGACTTTAATTGAAGAAGTTGAAGCACTTGGAGGCATGACGAAAGCCATTGAGGCCGGAATACCTAAACTTAGAATAGAAGAAGCTGCTGCTAGAAAACAAGCTAAAATAGATTCTGACCAAGATATTATTGTTGGTGTAAACAAATATGTTTTAGAGGAAGAAGCTCCAATTTCTACGCTAGAAGTCGATAATGAATCGGTTAGAAATTCTCAAATTGAACGCTTAAACAGTATAAAATCAAGCAGAAATTCTGAAAAAGTAAAAATAGCTTTAGAAATTTTATCTGAAGCAGCACGTACAGGAGAAAATAATTTATTAGCTTTAGCTATTGAAGCTGCTCGAGAACGCGCAACTTTAGGTGAAATTAGTGATGCTTTAGAAGTTCAATTCGGACGCTATAGAGCACAAACCAAATCTTTTTCTGGTGTGTATAGTAAAGCAATAAAAGACGATAAATCCTTTAAGAAAGCTCAAGAATTAGCCGATATTTTTGCTGAGCAAGATGGAAGGCGCCCGAGAATTATGATTGCCAAAATGGGGCAAGATGGTCATGATCGTGGTGCTAAAGTTATAGCAACTAGCTATGCTGATATTGGTTTCGATGTTGATATTGGTCCGTTATTTCAAACACCCGCAGAAGTTGCTAAACAAGCTATTGAAAACGATGTGCACATTTTAGGCGTATCTTCTTTAGCTGCCGGACATAAAACCTTAGTACCACAAGTTATTGAAGCCCTGAAAAGCTATAATCGTGACGATATCATGGTTATTGTTGGCGGTGTAATACCGAAACAGGATTATCAATTTTTGTTTGATGCTGGTGCTATTGCCGTTTTTGGTCCTGGAACAAAAATTAGCGAAACAGCGATAAGAATTTTGGAGATTTTAATTGATTAA
- a CDS encoding VF530 family DNA-binding protein — protein MESQPNNPLHGIKLEQIINDLVEHYGWEYMGYNIKIKCFTDKPSVKSSLKFLRRMPWARTKVENMYLKMLKNKER, from the coding sequence ATGGAATCGCAACCAAATAACCCGTTACACGGTATAAAGTTAGAACAAATTATAAACGATTTGGTAGAACATTATGGTTGGGAATATATGGGCTATAATATAAAAATTAAATGCTTTACCGATAAACCATCAGTTAAATCGAGTTTAAAATTTTTGCGTAGAATGCCATGGGCACGTACAAAAGTAGAAAACATGTATTTAAAGATGTTAAAGAATAAAGAACGCTAG